The DNA sequence AAGCTCGCCGACACCGCCGCGGCGGTCGACGCCGGGGCCGACGAGATCGACATGGTCATCGACCGCGGCGCGTTCCTGTCGGGCGACTACCTCACGGTGTTCCGCGAGATCGCGGCCGTGAAGGAGGCCTGCGGCTCCGCGCGGCTCAAGGTCATCATGGAGACCGGCGAGCTCGTGACGTACGACAACGTCCGCCGCGCGTCCTGGCTGTCGATGCTGGCCGGTGGCGACTTCATCAAGACCTCCACCGGCAAGGTCTCGCCCGCCGCGACCCTGCCCGTCACCCTGGTCATGCTCGAGGCGGTGCGCGACTGGCGCGACCTCACTGGCGAGATGGTCGGGGTCAAGCCCGCCGGGGGCATCCGCACGAGCAAGGACGCGCTGAAGTTCCTCGTGACCGTCAACGAGGTCGCGGGCGAGGACTGGCTCGACAACCACTGGTTCCGCTTCGGCGCCTCGAGCCTGCTCAACGACCTGCTGCTGCAGCGCCAGCGCATGCGGATCGGTGCCTACTCGGGCTCCG is a window from the Phycicoccus sp. M110.8 genome containing:
- the deoC gene encoding deoxyribose-phosphate aldolase, with the translated sequence MSTSPAAAPVVDATARARDLLGVSRLSNSALTSWLHGLPGVDQVGCEARAASLGTRSIKTTSKAWGIDTAISMIDLTTLEGADTPGKVRGLASKALTPDATDMTTPRPAAVCVYGDMVATAKQALGTDSGVKVAAVATAFPSGRAIMPVKLADTAAAVDAGADEIDMVIDRGAFLSGDYLTVFREIAAVKEACGSARLKVIMETGELVTYDNVRRASWLSMLAGGDFIKTSTGKVSPAATLPVTLVMLEAVRDWRDLTGEMVGVKPAGGIRTSKDALKFLVTVNEVAGEDWLDNHWFRFGASSLLNDLLLQRQRMRIGAYSGSDYVTDDSPSLY